The following are encoded in a window of Panicum virgatum strain AP13 chromosome 5N, P.virgatum_v5, whole genome shotgun sequence genomic DNA:
- the LOC120673079 gene encoding BURP domain-containing protein 3, giving the protein MDRLLAGLLGFLLLASVGSHAARAPDQYWKSALPNTPMPSSLSQLLNTPAGGTTVNVGRGGVHVDAGHGKPGGTTVDVGKGGVGVNVNPGSGKPGGTTVGVGKGGVGVNVKPGYGKPGGTTVGVGKGGVGVNVKPGYGKPGGTTVGVGKGGVGVNVKPGYGKPGGTTVGVGKGGVGVNVKPGSGKPGGTTVGVGKGGVGVNVKPRGKPVHVDVAPFLYNYAATETQLHDDPSVALFFQEKELHPGKKMTVQFTNTVPGTKFLPRSEADAIPFSSEKVPEILSRFSVSPDSVEAAEMAQTLRDCEAPAAKGEKKACATSLEFMVDFATAGLGTSHVRAVSTVVARPDSPKQEYTITGVKRAAGADDGRLVACHAEPYAYAVFACHQTRQTRAYSVSMLGRDGTAVDAVAVCHADTSGWNPKHVAFQVLNVKPGTVPVCHFLPQDHVVWTRSG; this is encoded by the exons ATGGACAGGCTCCTCGCCGGCCTGCTTGGCTTCCTATTG CTTGCGTCAGTAGGAAGCCATGCAGCTCGAGCTCCGGATCAGTACTGGAAATCTGCTCTCCCCAACACGCCCATGCCAAGCTCCCTCTCCCAACTCCTAAACACCCCAG CCGGCGGCACGACCGTGAACGTCGGCCGTGGCGGTGTCCATGTCGACGCCGGGCATGGCAAGCCCGGGGGCACGACCGTCGATGTAGGCaagggcggcgtcggcgtcaaCGTCAACCCTGGCAGCGGCAAGCCCGGCGGCACCACGGTCGGTGTCGGGAAAGGTGGAGTCGGCGTTAACGTCAAGCCTGGTTATGGCAAGCCCGGCGGCACCACGGTCGGCGTCGGCAAGGGCGGAGTCGGCGTTAACGTCAAGCCTGGTTATGGCAAGCCCGGCGGCACCACGGTCGGCGTCGGCAAGGGCGGAGTCGGCGTTAACGTCAAGCCTGGTTATGGCAAGCCCGGCGGCACCACCGTCGGCGTCGGCaagggcggcgtcggcgtcaaCGTCAAACCAGGGAGCGGGAAGCCCGGCGGCACCACGGTGGGCGTCGGGAAGGGCGGGGTTGGCGTTAACGTGAAGCCCCGCGGCAAGCCCGTCCACGTCGACGTCGCTCCTTTCCTATACAACTACGCCGCAACGGAGACGCAGCTGCACGACGACCCCAGCGTCGCGCTCTTCTTCCAGGAGAAGGAGCTCCACCCCGGGAAGAAGATGACCGTCCAGTTCACCAACACCGTGCCCGGCACCAAGTTCCTCCCCCGGAGCGAGGCCGATGCCATCCCGTTCTCCTCGGAGAAGGTGCCCGAGATCCTCAGCCGCTTCTCGGTGAGCCCGGACTCCGTCGAGGCGGCGGAGATGGCGCAGACGCTGCGCGACTGCGAGGCGCCCGCGGCCAAGGGCGAGAAGAAGGCCTGCGCCACGTCGCTGGAGTTCATGGTCGACTTCGCCACGGCCGGCCTCGGGACCAGCCACGTGAGGGCCGTCTCGACCGTCGTGGCGAGGCCGGACTCGCCGAAGCAGGAGTACACCATCACCGGAGTGAagcgcgcggccggcgccgacgacggcCGGCTCGTCGCCTGCCACGCGGAGCCGTACGCGTACGCCGTGTTCGCGTGCCACCAGACGCGGCAGACGCGGGCGTACTCGGTGTCGATGCTCGGCAGAGACGGCACGGCCGTGGACGCCGTCGCGGTGTGCCACGCCGACACGTCCGGGTGGAACCCCAAGCACGTCGCCTTCCAGGTGCTCAACGTGAAGCCCGGCACCGTGCCGGTCTGCCACTTCCTGCCGCAGGACCACGTCGTCTGGACCCGCAGCGGCTGA